A window from Carassius gibelio isolate Cgi1373 ecotype wild population from Czech Republic chromosome B3, carGib1.2-hapl.c, whole genome shotgun sequence encodes these proteins:
- the myo15aa gene encoding unconventional myosin-XV isoform X3: protein MSSAGKIMMYSIRSLPTMLYRECAEEDGFEDMTQLEELHEGAVLLNLKKRFDRNLIYTYIGSILVSVNPYKMFNIYGTDMVLQHKGHALGENPPHLFAIANASYTKMMDAKENQCIIISGESGSGKTETTKLVLRYLAAIHHKQNITQQILEATPLLESFGNAKTVRNDNSSRFGKYMEIFMEEGVISGAITSQYLLEKSRIVFQAKDERNYHIFYEMLAGLPSQQKQSLYLQDAETYYYLNQGGDCEIVGKSDGEDFRRLLSAMEILHFSAEDQSAIFRILSSILHLGNVFFERYETESQEVASVVSAQEIRVVAEILQISPEGLQKSITFKVTETMREKIFTPLTVESAIDARDAVAKILYSLLFSWLTDRINTQVYPRNEALSISILDIYGFEDLTFNSFEQLCINYANEYLQFFFNRVIFKEEQEEYNREQISWEDVPFSDNQACIDLIAAKPHGILRILDDQSGFPQATDHTFLQKCHYHHGNNPLYSKPKMPLPEFTIKHYAGKVTYQVHKFLDKNYDQVRQDVLDLFIQSKNKMVAYLFMSYAEALNQQKSHVGKNSTVTRRHQASTVAAKFQLSLMELIEKMERANPYFVRCIKPNQNKEPGVFDMELVSSQLNYSGILETIRIRREGYPIRIPFDVFLFRYKSLLGLKQPPPANGENCVIMLGKLCPVRPGAFQVGVTKLFMKEDIYFLLESKRDRVRHVAALTLQRYVRMFFVRKRYTAFRMKIIRLQAHCRGFLTRKRYVKMRASLVKFRSLIHMYVDRKRYIKLRYEARRKAEEEQRRIEMELSKREVVNVTHLVIPAELGALLQAAAGGREFHSDCLALVQAPTVQVESQLTLPLDINNYTISKFVQINFKEAKFGMLTAPLKTPLTHIDEDLTHDALDVFVMILRFMGDPHLNGAQENLFGNYIIQKGLSNPGLRDEILCQTANQVWRNPNPDNSERGWLLLLACLSAFAPSAKMEKYLLKFVSDHAYNGFKAVGQHKLIQAMQKSLYGPETARTYPLSLLEWTANRKKANMVLQVHCFDGTSFLCPVHSWTSGEELAGDILQHRGVTEAWKGCSVIMKEHGQWAELAGHDYVMDLIADMELMRNFPKQKSYFIISAESPTRTRPNASLALFGSGFDSDDDSSLLLPQTMPSSSLPDLDGYYSHETDFSEAPTQKGMDRYLDSLFDPVLSDGNGDFEKSSSMSSRMKGAGGIGGQDGDIEKPLSSRPYPPGLQPGGVDPAVLAQQQQAIINQQAIILAQQMTMQAMALQQQMYNSAQHTHSEHVPAPRSSQYSPIKQESGPVSYKPTPASPPQKSSPRQYSPTRRDPPAGDVVRATVSNSEHLEPSHNIKDIIKQYQTNPVKPAETARREAKVFLKKPDPHDQAMMILKDQMSAPPPQRKKTYTPVSPSSSAKELDYDGGALKPAKSIKMQRSPPVPAVSQRFPAPAPVSRELPVEEENIQTQLHRRSSEEHYTYTNVPWKIYLRKEVFYPKDSFNHPLMLDLLFKQIVHDTFSEACIRITTEERQKMKSLFVEHNIDTNATIQDENVKKKIVLAARDTWDIYFSRLFPASGSVGTGVQVLSVSHRGIKLLKMVRSSAVAPDYFRVLRPYSYTDIMFVTIPSKNMLEFNLTNEKLILFSAKAPQVKTMIDYFITELKKDSDYVVAVRNYITDDRMLLSFHKGDIIRLQKMEGLDSGWKFGAIHGRSGVFPVEFVQPVAAPDFINIPVDKKEEPKNKQGRVAASAAVAVAVGSAAAAHELDRSIEVASSVSEYAEAYADRSDMDIDERILQDSQYNMVEFAKKYFRGAQRKNGDSYKKKSKKTKESREPSEMVKFSKSPIQESLIEFTDENMNKIAAEIFLAIMKFMGDYPMKSQTEQEIVSTILRLSGEYGLMRDEAYCQVLKQITANTSSKTESCQRGWRMLYILTAYYKCSEALKPYLLKYLLDVCASPGVHFQGISKACEQNLRKTFQYGGRVEHPNGMELKAMLAGRSSKRQLFLLPGGIERHLKIKTCSVALDAIEELCYEMGLHKLEALDEYAIFVVTNRGQNVCPLNKREYILDVATEAEHVDSNYSLWFRRVIWTQPLKFDNELGVTMHYNQVSPDYLKGLLNVVPQGKASEQQLQQVSKLAALQHRAKDSIHLPTSHEVQEYIPSQLFGLQRHQQWLNMVTQHMQQVQALTPHQAKAQFLGLVSAFPMFGSSFFYIQSSSNSAIDTPCILAVNQNGLNFLRKDTHEPMVKFPLKEVQSTRTQRPTAGSSYPYVEIMLGDLMSQRITQLQLDQSLELCRVIAMHMENLLSVREKRLTLPPSEITLL from the exons TCAACATCTATGGAACAGACATGGTTCTGCAACACAAAGGACATGCACTTGGAGAGAATCCTCC ACATCTATTTGCTATTGCAAATGCCTCATACACAAAAATGATGGATGCCAAAGAAAACCAGTGCATTATTATCAG TGGGGAGAGTGGCTCTGGTAAAACAGAGACCACGAAGCTAGTTCTCCGGTACTTAGCCGCAATACATCACAAACAGAACATCACACAGCAG ATTCTTGAAGCAACTCCTCTTTTAGAGTCTTTTGGAAATGCCAAAACCGTACGGAACGATAACTCCAGTCGATTTGGGAAATACATGGAAATATTTATGGAAGA AGGGGTAATCAGCGGTGCCATAACCTCACAGTATCTACTTGAAAAGTCCAGGATTGTGTTTCAG GCCAAAGATGAAAGAAACTATCACATTTTCTATGAGATGCTTGCTGGCCTTCCTTCACAGCAGAAACAGTCTTTATACCTTCAAGACGCAGAGACGTATTATTACCTCAATCAA GGTGGAGACTGTGAGATTGTTGGCAAAAGTGATGGCGAGGACTTCCGCAGGCTCCTCAGCGCCATGGAAATACTTCACTTCAGCGCCGAAGACCAGAGCGCTATCTTCAGGATCCTGTCTTCCATCCTCCACTTAGGAAATGTCTTCTTTGAGAGATATGAG ACTGAATCTCAGGAAGTGGCATCAGTTGTGAGCGCTCAGGAGATCCGAGTGGTGGCTGAAATTCTACAGATTTCCCCCGAGGGTCTACAGAAGTCCATTACTTTTAAAGTCACG GAAACAATGAGGGAAAAGATCTTCACCCCCTTGACTGTTGAGAGTGCAATTGATGCCAG AGATGCTGTTGCCAAGATCCTGTATTCCCTTCTGTTCAGCTGGCTAACAGACAGAATAAATACGCAGGTTTATCCTCGGAATGAAGCACTTTCTATCTCCATCCTTGATATCTATGGATTTGAG GACCTTACCTTCAACAGCTTTGAACAGCTTTGCATAAATTATGCAAATGAGTACCTTCAGTTCTTTTTCAACAGGGTCATTTTCAAAGAAGAACAA GAGGAATATAACAGAGAGCAAATCAGCTGGGAAGATGTGCCTTTCTCTGACAACCAGGCCTGTATTGACCTTATTGCAGCAAAGCCACATGGGATACTCCGAATTCTCGATGACCAGAGCGGGTTTCCCCAG GCTACAGACCACACCTTCCTTCAGAAATGCCACTACCACCATGGCAACAATCCACTGTATTCCAAGCCAAAAATGCCTCTCCCTGAATTTACTATCAAGCATTATGCTGGGAAGGTCACATATCAG GTTCATAAATTTCTGGATAAGAATTACGATCAAGTTCGCCAGGATGTTCTTGACCTTTTTATTCAGAGCAAAAACAAG ATGGTTGCATATCTCTTTATGAGCTATGCTGAGGCCCTCAACCAACAGAAATCCCATGTTGGGAAGAACAGCACAGTAACGCGGCGCCATCAGGCCTCAACGGTGGCGGCAAAGTTCCAGCTTTCCCTCATGGAGCTCATTGAAAAGATGGAGAG AGCCAACCCATATTTTGTGAGGTGCATAAAGCCAAACCAAAACAAG GAGCCTGGTGTGTTTGACATGGAGCTGGTCAGTTCCCAACTCAACTATTCGGGGATTCTGGAAACAATTCGAATCAGGAGAGAGGGCTATCCGATCAGAATACCATTTGATGTCTTCCTTTTCAG ATACAAGTCCCTGCTAGGCCTCAAACAGCCTCCTCCTGCCAATGGTGAAAACTGTGTCATCATGTTGGGGAAGCTTTGTCCCGTTAGACCAGGAGCATTTCAAGTTGGTGTCACCAAG TTGTTCATGAAAGAGGACATATACTTCCTGTTGGAGAGCAAGAGGGACCGAGTAAGGCATGTAGCCGCACTGACTCTGCAGCGTTACGTCAGGATGTTCTTTGTGAGAAAACGTTATACGGCCTTCCGCATGAAGATCATACGCCTGCAGGCCCACTGCCGAGGCTTTCTCACAAG GAAACGGTACGTGAAAATGAGAGCTAGCCTGGTCAAATTCCGCTCTCTGATCCATATGTACGTTGATCGCAagagatacatcaag cTGAGATACGAGGCCAGGAGAAAGGCAGAAGAGGAGCAAAGGAGAATAGAAATG gAGCTGTCTAAGCGGGAAGTGGTCAACGTCACTCATCTGGTCATTCCAGCTGAACTCGGAGCATTGCTGCAAGCAGCTGCCG gtggTAGAGAGTTCCATTCTGATTGCTTGGCTTTAGTGCAGGCTCCCACAGTTCAGGTGGAGTCACAGCTCACGCTACCTCTTGATATCAACAACTACACCATCTCCAAATTTGTCCAGATTAACTTCAAA GAGGCAAAGTTTGGAATGTTAACTGCACCTTTGAAGACACCACTAACCCACATCGATGAGGATCTTACACATGACGCTCTAGATGTCTTTGTCATG ATCTTGAGGTTTATGGGTGACCCACATTTAAATGGTGCTCAGGAGAATTTATTTGGAAACTACATCATCCAGAAGGGGCTTAGCAACCCTGGCCTGCGGGATGAAATCTTATGTCAAACTGCCAATCAGGTTTGGAGAAACCCCAATCCAGATAACTCAGAGAGAGGCTGGCTGCTGCTGCTAGCCTGCCTGAGTGCGTTTGCACCTTCAGCCAAAATGGAGAAATACCTTCTGAA GTTTGTCTCAGATCATGCCTATAATGGATTCAAAGCTGTCGGCCAACACAAGCTCATTCAAGCCATGCAAAAGTCCCTGTATGGACCGGAGACAGCTAGGACTTACCCATTGTCCCTTCTGGAATGGACAGCCAATAGGAAGAAAGCAAACATGGTTTTGCAAGTGCACTGTTTTGATG GGACATCTTTCCTTTGCCCTGTGCACTCCTGGACGAGTGGGGAGGAGCTGGCTGGAGATATTCTACAGCACAG GGGTGTGACGGAGGCCTGGAAGGGGTGTTCTGTCATCATGAAGGAGCACGGACAGTGGGCGGAGCTCGCAGGGCACGATTATGTAATGGATTTGATCGCAGACATGGAACTGATGAGAAATTTTCCCAAGCAAAAATCCTACTTCATCATCTCCGCTGAGAGTCCCACCAGAACTAGGCCCAATGCCAGCCT GGCTCTGTTTGGAAGCGGGTTTGATTCTGATGATGACAGCTCACTTCTGCTCCCCCAGACAATGCCAAGCTCCAGTCTGCCAGATTTAGATGGATATTACAGCCACG aaacaGACTTCAGTGAAGCACCCACTCAGAAAGGCATGGACAGATACCTGGACAGCTTGTTTGACCCAGTTCTGTCTGATGGTAATGGG GATTTTGAGAAGTCATCCAGCATGTCCAGCCGTATGAAGGGAGCCGGTGGGATTGGAGGGCAGGATGGGGACATAGAGAAGCCCCTCTCCAGCAGGCCTTATCCCCCCGGACTGCAGCCCGGTG GTGTAGATCCAGCTGTGTTAGCACAGCAGCAGCAAGCCATCATCAACCAGCAAGCGATTATACTG GCTCAGCAGATGACAATGCAAGCCATGGCCCTCCAGCAGCAGATGTATAATTCAGCGCAGCACACACACAGCGAGCATGTGCCAGCTCCCCGTTCCAGCCAGTACAGCCCT atTAAACAAGAATCTGGACCTGTTTCCTACAAACCAACCCCGGCTTCTCCACCACAGAAATCTTCACCGCGACAGTACA GCCCGACTAGAAGGGATCCACCAGCGGGAGATGTGGTGCGAGCCACGGTCTCAAACTCTGAACACTTAGAGCCAAGTCACAACATCAAAGACATTATCAAGCAGTACCAAACAAACCCTGTCAAACCAGCCGAGACAGCCAG GAGGGAAGCCAAAGTGTTTCTGAAGAAACCAGACCCCCATGATCAAGCGATGATGATTCTTAAGGACCAGATGAGTGCTCCACCTCCACAG CGAAAGAAAACCTACACGCCAGTCTCTCCGTCATCCTCTGCTAAGGAGTTGGATTATGACGGTGGGGCACTGAAACCAGCAAAGAGCATCAAGATGCAGCGATCACCTCCTGTGCCAGCTGTTAGTCAGAGATTCCCAGCACCTGCACCTG TATCAAGGGAACTTCCGGTAGAGGAGGAGAATATTCAGACTCAGCTACACAGGAGGAGCAGTGAAGAGCACTACACCTACACCAATGTCCCATGGAAGATCTACTTGAGGAAAGAG GTTTTTTATCCCAAAGACAGCTTCAACCACCCGCTGATGTTAGACCTGTTGTTCAAGCAG ATTGTCCATGACACTTTCTCAGAGGCTTGCATTCGCATTACAACAGAAGAAAGGCAGAAGATGAAATCCCTTTTTG TGGAGCACAACATTGACACGAATGCCACCATCCAGGATGAGAATGTGAAGAAGAAGATTGTGCTTGCTGCAAGAGACACGTGGGACATCTACTTCTCACGCCTCTTCCCAGCATCT GGCAGTGTTGGCACAGGAGTCCAGGTGCTGTCTGTATCTCATAGAGGGATCAAGCTTTTGAAAATGGTCAGGAGCAGTGCGGTCGCTCCAGACTACTTCAGAGTTCTGCGACCCTACAG CTACACAGACATCATGTTCGTCACCATTCCTTCCAAAAACATGCTGGAGTTCAACCTCACCAATGAGAAACTGATTCTGTTCTCTGCCAAAGCTCCTCAGGTCAAAACCATGATTGACTACTTTATCACAGAGCTGAAAAAG gACTCAGACTATGTCGTTGCTGTGCGTAATTACATTACAGATGACAGAATGCTGCTCAGTTTCCACAAAGGAGACATCATACGCTTGCAGAAAATGGAAGGCCTAGATTCAG GCTGGAAGTTTGGGGCCATTCATGGGCGATCTGGGGTTTTTCCTGTGGAGTTTGTTCAGCCAGTGGCTGCTCCTGACTTCATTAACATTCCTGTGGACAAGAAAGAGGAACCCAAGAATAAGCAGGGTCGCGTGGCCGCCTCAGCAGCTGTGGCAGTGGCTGTAGGTTCTGCCGCCGCAGCCCATGAACTCGACCGGTCTATTGAG GTGGCGTCTTCTGTCAGTGAGTATGCAGAGGCCTACGCAGACCGCTCTGATATGGACATCGATGAGAGGATCTTGCAAGACAGCCAATACAACATGGTGGAGTTTGCAAAGAAATATTtcagaggggcccagagaaaaaATGG TGATTCGTATAAGAAAAAGTCAAAGAAAACAAAGGAATCCAGGGAACCATCAGAAATGGTGAAATTTTCCAAG TCTCCCATTCAAGAGTCCCTAATCGAGTTCACTGacgaaaacatgaacaaaatagctGCAGAGATTTTTCTTG CTATAATGAAGTTCATGGGAGACTACCCTATGAAAAGCCAGACGGAGCAGGAGATTGTGAGCACCATCCTAAGG CTGAGTGGCGAGTATGGACTAATGAGGGATGAAGCGTACTGCCAAGTCCTCAAGCAGATCACAGCGAACACCAGCTCCAAGAC GGAGAGTTGTCAGAGGGGCTGGAGGATGCTGTACATCCTCACTGCATACTACAAGTGTTCAGAGGCGCTTAAACCTTACCTGCTGAAGTACCTTCTAGACGTCTGTGCAAGTCCAGGGGTGCACTTTCAAG GTATTTCCAAGGCTTGTGAGCAAAACCTAAGGAAGACGTTCCAGTATGGTGGACGTGTTGAACATCCTAATGGGATGGAATTGAAAGCTATGCTG GCTGGAAGGAGTTCCAAACGCCAGTTGTTTCTTCTTCCTGGTGGAATTGAACGCCATCTAAAGATCAAAACCTGCTCA GTTGCTTTGGATGCCATTGAAGAGCTGTGCTATGAGATGGGTCTACATAAACTTGAAGCCCTGGATGAATATGCTATATTTGTGGTCACAAACAGAG GTCAGAATGTTTGCCCTCTAAACAAAAGGGAGTACATCTTGGATGTTGCTACAGAAGCTGAACATGTTGACAGCAACTACAGTCTGTGGTTTCGAAGAGTGATCTGGACGCAGCCACTGAAGTTTGACAATGAGCTCGGAGTCACTATGCATTACAATCAG GTGTCCCCTGACTACTTAAAAGGGCTGCTCAATGTTGTCCCACAGGGTAAAGCCAGTGAGCAGCAGCTTCAGCAAGTGTCAAAACTGGCAGCTCTGCAACATCGTGCCAAGGATTCGATCCACCTGCCAACCTC TCATGAGGTTCAGGAGTATATCCCCTCCCAGCTCTTCGGTCTCCAGCGGCACCAGCAGTGGTTAAACATGGTGACCCAGCACATGCAGCAGGTGCAGGCCCTCACTCCTCATCAGGCCAAAGCACAATTTCTGG GGCTCGTGAGTGCTTTCCCCATGTTTGGCTCGTCGTTCTTCTACATACAGAGCAGCAGTAATAGTGCTATCGACACCCCCTGCATTCTGGCTGTCAACCAAAATGGTCTGAACTTTCTAAGAAAAGATACTCAT GAGCCGATGGTGAAGTTTCCGCTGAAGGAAGTCCAGTCCACCCGTACACAGAGGCCCACAGCTGGCTCCAGTTACCCATATGTGGAGATAATGCTGGGTGACCTAATGTCTCAACGCATTACACAGTTACAGCTGGACCAG AGTCTTGAGCTGTGCCGTGTTATCGCCATGCATATGGAAAACCTGCTGTCCGTACGAGAGAAGAGACTTACTCTGCCGCCCAGTGAAATCACTCTGCTCTAg